From the Oryzias latipes chromosome 22, ASM223467v1 genome, one window contains:
- the grhl1 gene encoding grainyhead-like protein 1 homolog isoform X2 has product MSQEHDNKRAVVVLQNKQGYGNQRRSFTTEDEAWKSFLENPLTAATKAMMSINGDEDSAAALGFLYDYYEVPRDKRTIHQPKTELLASDVDPNKRHQLQARHPIPPHQEANMDNRVQVLKTPINILQLTSDKRTHFPSPVPNYQSVKTEGPSHGFSVTVPNNCNDAGVFDRQLNQNAIQFSPSTQSRTPPDSTFPESFKDGSQEVFAFPDLQLRMASLVPEGCFDTVYGNNFEYSLEASKSLRQKTGDGTMTYLNKGQFYPITLREVDNKGIQQPITKVRSVVMVVFGEEKCREDQLKHWKYWHSRQHTAKQRCLDIADYKESFNTIDNIEEISYNAISFTWDTNEEAKIFISVNCLSTDFSSQKGVKGLPLNLQIDTYSYNNRSNKPIHRAYCQIKVFCDKGAERKIRDEERKQSRRKGKVPDLSCNPPFADMKVPILQKRNDVTIFKMMNDLETQPVLFIPDIHFSALQRHPFSAEEGEDSSGMRRLPFNDDEFAPPPNKMPRVDEPKKVLLYVRKETEEVFDALMLKNPTLKGLMEAISEKYELPLDKIGKVYKKCKKGILVHMDDNIIKHYSNEDTFQITMEDQGGTYKLTLTEI; this is encoded by the exons ATGTCACAGGAGCATGACAA TAAACGGGCAGTGGTGGTTCTCCAGAACAAGCAGGGTTATGGCAACCAGCGTCGCTCCTTCACCACAGAAGATGAAGCCTGGAAGTCGTTTCTGGAGAACCCACTGACGGCAGCCACCAAGGCCATGATGAGCATAAACGGAGACGAGGACAGCGCCGCAGCCCTCGGCTTCCTCTACGACTACTATGAG GTGCCCAGGGACAAGAGAACAATACACCAGCCCAAGACAGAACTGCTGGCCTCTGATGTGGATCCCAACAAAAG GCATCAACTCCAAGCCAGACACCCGATACCTCCTCACCAGGAAGCTAATATGGACAACAGGGTCCAGGTCCTCAAGACACCCATCAATATTCTTCAGCTGACTTCAGATAAAAGAACCCACTTCCCCTCACCAG TGCCAAACTACCAGTCCGTCAAGACGGAGGGGCCCTCACACGGCTTCTCGGTCACGGTTCCCAACAACTGCAACGACGCCGGCGTCTTTGACCGCCAGCTCAACCAAAACGCCATCCAGTTCAGCCCCAGCACGCAGTCCCGCACGCCTCCAGACTCCACCTTTCCCGAGAGTTTCAAGGATGGTTCCCAGGAG GTGTTTGCCTTCCCGGATCTCCAGTTACGCATGGCCTCCCTGGTGCCTGAGGGATGCTTTGACACCGTGTACGG cAACAATTTCGAGTACTCTCTTGAGGCGTCTAAGTCTCTGCGTCAGAAGACCGGGGATGGGACCATGACCTACCTCAACAAGGGCCAGTTCTACCCAATCACTCTCAGGGAAGTGGACAACAAAGGCATTCAGCAGCCCATCACCAAAGTTAGG AGTGTGGTGATGGTGGTGTTTGGGGAGGAGAAGTGCAGGGAGGATCAGCTGAAACACTGGAAGTACTGGCATTCCAGGCAACACACAGCCAAACAGAGATGTCTGGACATTG CTGACTATAAGGAGAGCTTCAACACAATCGACAACATTGAGGAGATTTCCTACAATGCCATTTCCTTCACCTGGGACACGAACGAGGAGGCCAAA ATCTTCATCTCCGTCAACTGCCTGAGCACAGACTTCTCCTCTCAGAAGGGCGTGAAGGGCCTCCCTCTGAACCTGCAGATTGATACTTACAGCTACAACAACCGCAGCAATAAACCCATCCACCGCGCCTACTGCCAGATCAAGGTGTTCTGTGACAAAGGAGCGGAGAGAAAGATCCGAGACGAGGAAAGGAAACAGTCCCGTCGGAAAGGGAAGGTGCCGGATCTGAGTTGCAACCCGCCTT TTGCAGACATGAAGGTTCCCATCCTCCAGAAGCGCAATGACGTGACCATCTTCAAGATGATGAACGACCTCGAGACCCAGCCGGTCCTGTTTATCCCCGACATCCACTTCTCTGCCCTCCAGCGCCAT CCTTTCTCAGCAGAGGAAGGAGAGGACAG CTCAGGCATGAGGAGATTACCCTTCAATGATGATgagtttgccccccccccaaacaagaTGCCAAGAGTGGATGAACCAAAGAAAG TCCTGCTGTATGTGCGCAAGGAAACAGAGGAGGTGTTTGATGCCCTCATGCTAAAGAATCCAACGCTGAAAGGCCTGATGGAAGCT ATTTCAGAGAAATATGAGCTTCCTCTGGATAAGATTGGAAAGGTCTACAAGAAGTGCAAAAAAGG TATTC
- the grhl1 gene encoding grainyhead-like protein 1 homolog isoform X1 codes for MSQEHDNKRAVVVLQNKQGYGNQRRSFTTEDEAWKSFLENPLTAATKAMMSINGDEDSAAALGFLYDYYEVPRDKRTIHQPKTELLASDVDPNKRHQLQARHPIPPHQEANMDNRVQVLKTPINILQLTSDKRTHFPSPDTTVTVSIATVPNYQSVKTEGPSHGFSVTVPNNCNDAGVFDRQLNQNAIQFSPSTQSRTPPDSTFPESFKDGSQEVFAFPDLQLRMASLVPEGCFDTVYGNNFEYSLEASKSLRQKTGDGTMTYLNKGQFYPITLREVDNKGIQQPITKVRSVVMVVFGEEKCREDQLKHWKYWHSRQHTAKQRCLDIADYKESFNTIDNIEEISYNAISFTWDTNEEAKIFISVNCLSTDFSSQKGVKGLPLNLQIDTYSYNNRSNKPIHRAYCQIKVFCDKGAERKIRDEERKQSRRKGKVPDLSCNPPFADMKVPILQKRNDVTIFKMMNDLETQPVLFIPDIHFSALQRHPFSAEEGEDSSGMRRLPFNDDEFAPPPNKMPRVDEPKKVLLYVRKETEEVFDALMLKNPTLKGLMEAISEKYELPLDKIGKVYKKCKKGILVHMDDNIIKHYSNEDTFQITMEDQGGTYKLTLTEI; via the exons ATGTCACAGGAGCATGACAA TAAACGGGCAGTGGTGGTTCTCCAGAACAAGCAGGGTTATGGCAACCAGCGTCGCTCCTTCACCACAGAAGATGAAGCCTGGAAGTCGTTTCTGGAGAACCCACTGACGGCAGCCACCAAGGCCATGATGAGCATAAACGGAGACGAGGACAGCGCCGCAGCCCTCGGCTTCCTCTACGACTACTATGAG GTGCCCAGGGACAAGAGAACAATACACCAGCCCAAGACAGAACTGCTGGCCTCTGATGTGGATCCCAACAAAAG GCATCAACTCCAAGCCAGACACCCGATACCTCCTCACCAGGAAGCTAATATGGACAACAGGGTCCAGGTCCTCAAGACACCCATCAATATTCTTCAGCTGACTTCAGATAAAAGAACCCACTTCCCCTCACCAG ATACAACTGTCACAGTTTCCATCGCCACAGTGCCAAACTACCAGTCCGTCAAGACGGAGGGGCCCTCACACGGCTTCTCGGTCACGGTTCCCAACAACTGCAACGACGCCGGCGTCTTTGACCGCCAGCTCAACCAAAACGCCATCCAGTTCAGCCCCAGCACGCAGTCCCGCACGCCTCCAGACTCCACCTTTCCCGAGAGTTTCAAGGATGGTTCCCAGGAG GTGTTTGCCTTCCCGGATCTCCAGTTACGCATGGCCTCCCTGGTGCCTGAGGGATGCTTTGACACCGTGTACGG cAACAATTTCGAGTACTCTCTTGAGGCGTCTAAGTCTCTGCGTCAGAAGACCGGGGATGGGACCATGACCTACCTCAACAAGGGCCAGTTCTACCCAATCACTCTCAGGGAAGTGGACAACAAAGGCATTCAGCAGCCCATCACCAAAGTTAGG AGTGTGGTGATGGTGGTGTTTGGGGAGGAGAAGTGCAGGGAGGATCAGCTGAAACACTGGAAGTACTGGCATTCCAGGCAACACACAGCCAAACAGAGATGTCTGGACATTG CTGACTATAAGGAGAGCTTCAACACAATCGACAACATTGAGGAGATTTCCTACAATGCCATTTCCTTCACCTGGGACACGAACGAGGAGGCCAAA ATCTTCATCTCCGTCAACTGCCTGAGCACAGACTTCTCCTCTCAGAAGGGCGTGAAGGGCCTCCCTCTGAACCTGCAGATTGATACTTACAGCTACAACAACCGCAGCAATAAACCCATCCACCGCGCCTACTGCCAGATCAAGGTGTTCTGTGACAAAGGAGCGGAGAGAAAGATCCGAGACGAGGAAAGGAAACAGTCCCGTCGGAAAGGGAAGGTGCCGGATCTGAGTTGCAACCCGCCTT TTGCAGACATGAAGGTTCCCATCCTCCAGAAGCGCAATGACGTGACCATCTTCAAGATGATGAACGACCTCGAGACCCAGCCGGTCCTGTTTATCCCCGACATCCACTTCTCTGCCCTCCAGCGCCAT CCTTTCTCAGCAGAGGAAGGAGAGGACAG CTCAGGCATGAGGAGATTACCCTTCAATGATGATgagtttgccccccccccaaacaagaTGCCAAGAGTGGATGAACCAAAGAAAG TCCTGCTGTATGTGCGCAAGGAAACAGAGGAGGTGTTTGATGCCCTCATGCTAAAGAATCCAACGCTGAAAGGCCTGATGGAAGCT ATTTCAGAGAAATATGAGCTTCCTCTGGATAAGATTGGAAAGGTCTACAAGAAGTGCAAAAAAGG TATTC